The sequence below is a genomic window from Hemitrygon akajei chromosome 2, sHemAka1.3, whole genome shotgun sequence.
CAGTggcatttttttttaagttcagaAGGTCAAATTGAATAGAGTACTGCAGGTGTGCTCTCACCAATGCACCGTACAGCTGCAGCTAGTCACCATTATGCCCATACTTGCATGATATTATCCATATGAGGAATGGACTGGACAGAATGGAACAATAAAAGGAGCAGTTTATATCAAATATTTCTCAGAATATTTTGGTATTATAGAGAAATGCTGCTCCAGTAAGTGCAGTCTGACctttgccttatagagcctcagcttTGCATACAGAATGGTAAAACTTGTCttagaaatctgttggaatttattgatgaaataacagacaggatagacaaaggagattcggGGAAggttgttcacttggattttcagaatacaTCTCACAAAGTGccgctgctaaacaagataagaacctaTGGCATCACAGGAAAGACACTAACAATGGCGGAAGAATGGCTGActagcaaagagtgggagtaaaggggaccttttttgagttggctgccagtgactaatggttttCCCCAAGGGTCAGTATTGCAACGACTTCCTTTCACATTCtatgtcagtgatctggatgacagaattgatggctttgtggccaagattgcggataatacaaaaataggtggaaggcaattggtgttgaggaagcagggaattaGCAGAAGGAACTCggcggattaggagaatgggcaaagaggtggcagatggagttcagttttGGGAAGTGTATGTTAATGCATTTTAGTAGAGGATATAAAGATGTAGAATATTTTtgaaaaggggagaaaattcagaaactggaggtgcaaagagaatagggagtcctagtgcaggattccctaaaggttaacttgcaggttcagtgaagaaggcaagtgcaatgttagtattccGTTCGAGAGAACTGGAAAATAAAGCCAATAGTATAATGccgaggctttgtaaggcattggatAGACCACATGTGAACTATTGTGAACTGCACTGAGCCTCTTGTCAaagcaaggatgtgctggcattgaaaagcaaggatgtgctggcattgaaaagcaaggatgtgctggcattgaaaagtaacgatgtgctggcattgaaaagtaacgatgtgctggcattgaaaagtaacgatgtgctggcattgaaaagtaacgatgtgctggcattgaaaagcaaagatgtgctggcattgaaaagtaacgatgtgctggcattgaaaagtaacgatgtgctggcattgaaaagcaaagatgtgctggcattgaaaagtaacgatgtgctggcattgaaaagtaacgatgtgttggcattgaaaagcaaggatgtgctggcattgaaaagtaacgatgtgctggcattgaaaagcaaggatgtgctggcattgaaaagcaaggatgtgctggcattgaaaagtaacgatgtgctggcattgaaaagcaaagatgtgctggcattgaaaagttacgatgtgctggcattgaaaagtaacgatgtgctggcattgaaaagcaaggatgtgctggcattgaaaagtaacgatgtgctggcattgaaaagcaacgatgtgctggcattgaaaagtaacgatgtgctggcattgaaaagtaacgatgtgctggcattgaaaagcaaggatgtgctggcattgaaaagtaacgatgtgctggcattgaaaagtaacgatgtgctggcattgaaaagtaacgatgtgctggcattgaaaagcaaagatgtgctggcattgaaaagttacgatgtgctggcattgaaaagtaacgatgtgctggcattgaaaagcaaggatgtgctggcattgaaaagtaacgatgtgctggcattgaaaagcaacgatgtgctggcattgaaaagtaacgatgtgctggcattgaaaagtaacgatgtgctggcattgaaaagtaacgatgtgctggcattgaaaagtaacgatgtgctggcattgaaaagcaaggatgtgctggcattgaaaagtaacgatgtgctggcattgaaaagtaacgatgtgctggcattgaaaagcaaggatgtgctggcattgaaaagtaacgatgtgctggcattgaaaagcaaggatgtgctggcattgaaaagtaacgatgtgctggcattgaaaagcaaggatgtgctggcattgaaaagtaacgatgtgctggcattgaaaagtaacgatgtgctggcattgaaaagcaaggatgtgctggcattgaaaagcaaggatgtgctggcattgaaaagcaaggatgtgctggcattgaaaagcaaggatgtgctggcattgaaaagtaacgatgtgctggcattgaaaagcaaggatgtgctggcattgaaaagcaaggatgtgctggcattgaaaagcaaggatgtgctggcattgaaaagcaaggatgtgctggcattgaaaagcaaggatgtgctggcattgaaaagcaaggatgtgctggcattgaaaagtaacgatgtgctggcattgaaaagcaaggatgtgctggcattgaaaagcaaggatgtgctggcattgaaaagcaaggatgtgctggcattgaaaagtaacgatgtgctggcattgaaaagtaacgatgtgctggcattgaaaagcaaggatgtgctggcattgaaaagcaaggatgtgctggcattgaaaagcaaggatgtgctggcattgaaaagcaaggatgtgctggcattgaaaagtaacgatgtgctggcattgaaaagcaaggatgtgctggcattgaaaagcaaggatgtgctggcattgaaaagcaaggatgtgctggcattgaaaatGGTCCCGATCAGGCTCTGGGTGAGATCCTGCAACATATCACAACACAAAATGGAGGAGTTGGTGAGATGAcacaaaggacaggcaggagatgaggcataagcATAGCCAGTGGGATATTTACAGGGCAATAAAGACATGGTGCAGttatactggactgaaagtgttatatttgaatataaCAAAATGGACAATCTTCAAATTCAGCTACAAATTGGCTAAAGGGTGGCTGCCATTGGGAACTGAATGTCTGatacggtgtatcagaaagataggttagtagagaTAGGGGGtgatgtggccctgtgtataagaaataatattaaatcaatagaaagaaatgacatagaattggaaggtgtagagtctctacgGGAGAGTTAAGAAATAACAAGGGTAaatggaccctaatggcagttgtatacaggcctccaaacagcagccgggatgtggattacaaattacagcaggagctAGAAAAGGTATGTCAGAAGGGCattgtcatgataatcgttgtggattttaacatgaaagtggattgggaaaaccaggccagtactggaactcaagagagagaatttgtagaatgtctaagggatggctttttagaacagcttgttgttgagcccactaggtaatcggctctgctggatggggtgttgtgcaatgatctggaggtgataagaaagTTTAaggttagggaacagtgatcataatatgattgagttcactttgaaatgtgagaaggagaaactaaattccaatgtgttggtatttcagtggaataaaagtaattacaatggcatgagaggggaactggccaaagttgactggaaagggacactagcaggaaggacagcagagtttCTGTGACAAATGAgggaagtacaagacagatatattccaaataagaagaaattttcaaagggaagaaggacactacagtGCCTGACAactgaagtcagagccaaagtaaaaacaaaaaagagggcatacaatgaatccaaagctagtgggaagttagaggattggggatcttttaaaaacttgcagaaggaaactaagaaagtcattaggaaggaaaaggtaaattatgaaaggaagctggcaactaatttCAAAGAAgacactaaaagcttttttaaatatataaagggtaaaagagagttgagggtaaatataggaccaatagaaaatgacactggaggtattgtaatgagagatacagagatggcagaggaactgaatacaTATTTTTAATCAGTctttacagtggaagacatctgcagtataccggatagGCAagtgtgtcagggaagtgaagtatgtgcggtgaaaattacaactgagaaggtgctcaggaagtttaatggtctgaggaTGGATAAATATTCTGgagctgatggaatgcaccctcgggttctgaaggaagtagctggagagattgcggaggcattaacaatgatctttcaagaaccaataGATTCTgccattgtaccggatgactggaaaattgtaaatgttactccactatttaagaagggtgggaggcagcagaaaggaaactatagacctgttagcctgacatcagtggttgggaagtcatTGGAATCGATTGCTAGGGATGAGATTACTGAGTAcctagaggcacatgacaagataggccaaagccagtatggtttcctgaaaggaaactcctgcctgacaaacctactgcaattccttgaggaaattacaagcttTGAGGAAATTGAGGTAGacgaaggagatgcagtagatgtggtgtacttgattttcggaaggcctttgacaaagagcCGCACATGAAaatgcttagcaagataagagcccatggaattactagcatgggtggatcattggctgatcagcagaaaacagagagtggaaataaagggatcctattctgactagctgccggttaccagtggagttccacaagggttggtgttgggaccactgtttTTTGCGATGtatgttaatgatgtggacaatgggattaatgcatttgtggctaaatttgccgatgatacaaagataggtggaagagcaggtagtgttgaggaaacagagagcctgcacagagacttagatagtttaggggaatgggcaaagaagtggcaaatgaaatacaatgttggaaagtgtgtgatcatgcactttgatggaagaaataaatgggcagactcttatttagatggggagagaattcaaaatgcagagatgcaaagggacttgggagtccttgtgcaggataccctaaaggttaacctccagggtgagtcagtggtgaagaaggcaaatgcaatgttgacattcatttctagaggtatagaatataagagcagggatgtgatgttgaggctctataaggcactcatgagaccacacttggagtattgtgtgcagttttgggctccttattttagaaaggatatactgacattggagaggtttcagagaagcctcacaagaatgtttccaggaatgaaagggttaccgtatgaggaatgtctggcagctcttgggctgtattccctagagttcaggagaatgagggggggggggggggatcaaagagaaacattccaaatgttaaaatgcctgaacagagtacatatgacaaagttatttcccatagtatgggaatctaggacaagagggcacaacttcagtattgaaggacgtccatttagaacagagatgcagagaaattactttagttggagggttgtaaatctgtggaatttgttgccacgagcagttgtggatgccaagtcattgggtgtatttaaagcagagttagataggttcttgattagtcgggacatcgaagggtatggggagaaggcaggggaatggggatgactggaagatttggatcaacccatgattgaatggtggaggactggatgggccaaatggcctacttctgctcctataccttttggtcttacggtcttattaAGCATATTAATATGGATAAATCCCTGAAGCCTTATGGGGTGCATCTGAGAGTATTAGGATTAGGGAAGGACTTGCAAGGACTCTGGCAGATATAATTACAGTATTTAGCATTTAGCCACAGGTGAGACGCCAAAGACTGAAGATTCAGGTTGTGTTTTTCAGTAAGAAGGACTGGAAGAACAAGCCAGGGAACACCAGGCTGctgagcctaacatcagtggtgtgAAAGTTACTGGAATGGATTCTGAGAAACAGTTTTGCCAACATTTGAAGAGATAAAGAGTGATTAGAGATAGCCAGCATACCTTTGTGGGTGGAAAATTGCATGACATATTTCATTAGGTTTATTGAAGAGGCAACAGTAGCAATTGATCAGAAGAGATTGTAGATATTGCCACCCTGAACTtcagcaaggtctttgacaaagtatCTTTTTGTGTCTGTCATTTAGTTTAATGATTGTTAATCCCTCAGCAGCCATGGTAGAATTGAGCCTCATCTCATGCAATATTTTGTAGTCTAGATggattcaggatgaagtagttaATGGAACAGCCCATGTACTGGGTTATTGTACCACTCTGCTGATTGTTTTCAGGGATCTGACCTCGGCAGCTGATGATATGAaagtgatgctgcctgaccagtggGGTTTTTGCTGAAATTAAACTCAAATCACCCACCAGTCCATCACTAAATTCAAACTTTGCATCCAATAAGTACATAAAGTTCTCTCAAAGACAAGGTTAAAAAATGAGACTTACTCAGCTTAGTGACATGAAACATTTCTCTCCACACCGTATACAACAGGGGCTGATCAAATTTTTCAACCGGCAGTGCACCATCTGCCACTGACAGTAATTCTTTCTCTTCAATAATCCTGCAATTATTAAACAGTTGGTTATAAACAAATCATCAACAATCCATGAATCTTTTAACAAAAACATGTATAATTTCTGTTAACAGCAGATGTACCTCTTCTTCCGATAAGTTTCCtcctgaaagaaataaagcagagaTTTGACTTCATTGAAATCTTCCACATCCTGACAACAGGAATTTCAGCCAAGTTATCACAGCTGCTAAAAATTCCCATTTCCCACTATCTAGCTCACACTCCTAGAGACACACAGAGAGAATGAATACAAGGAATGTTTCTGAAAAATGCATCTTAACTCAGTGGAAGAAATTTTCAGGAAAAATAGAAGATGATTGACTCTTTGGTAAAATGTCACTGATGATCAGATTGCAGAGTTTGCTTTTATCAATGGAAGTGATGGTGTTGGGGTTGGAGAAAGTACTGCTGGTTGAgaggagaaaatttgcaaggtgGTCTTTGATAAATCCCATAAGAAATCCAGTGAAGAAAGCTGCCGCTGTGTGGCTAAAGCAGACAGGAGAGATTCAATGTAATGCGGAAGGAAAATGAACAGATGAAATTTGGGACACTGTTGATGGGTGTGGTGAGCAGATAGGAACAGGCTTGTGCAGAGTAGGAAATGACAGAAGAtcatgggctgaattgcctgatGTGATGTAGAATGGGATAGAATCCCTTGTGGAACATATCTGAAAGAGAAAACAGGCCGTCTGTTTACCTTATGCAATTCAGCCTTCGTTCCCACAGACCAACAAAGAGACCTTGACACTGGTCATTCCTGATAAACTTAGAATGTGGGACTGTAAATGGATTTTAATGTGAGTTTCAGGGAGCATATTACATGGTGAATCACAGAAACAATTGCTGCTCAGTGCTCAGATCTTAGTAACTTGTTCCCCATAGACTGAAGTAAGAGATGAAACACATTTGCTGTTTGCCACAATATCACATATatcaaaacatcaaaatatacagaaaAACTGTGCTGTTTTCCGTCAATGACTAACAGAGTCCTCATGTGTGCTGAGGGCagagccaacacagcatgcccacaacttgctaaccctagCCTGACGATCTTtggaaaatgtgggaggaaactggagcacccagaggaatcgcACCGCTGTCAAGTGCAGAAAGTCtgaactccttactgacagcgggaattgaaccctgatcactgatcGTTGGCACTCTAGTTCTAATGCATTATGATAATCACTATGCAGTGCTACCACGCAGACTTTCCAGTGATGTGCACATATTGTGGGAGGTCATTTTGGAGACAGCAACAGTCAAAGCATCTTTCAAGTTAAATTAGCTTCTAACTATCAGGAAATGCTGCATTTACTTCAAATATATCACTCTTCATTTCGTGCCTGTGAACTTTCTTTGAATCAAATTTAcatgtaatccctcaccttgagaaatactACACtatctttttgatccatctgttcctgtaACTTTGAGAGTTTCTTCTGAATagaatttaaattctcttgaaCCCgtcgaagatttttctccattggatttagaatcctctcctcctcttccctgaGATCTCGGAGTAAgcactgctctttctcagtgagaaCCCGGCGCAGTTCAGCATACTGcgatgtgatgtgggtctgaaggCTGCGAGACTGTTCCTGTCAAATGAAAGTTGAGTATTAATAAATGCAGTTACTGCATTGTATTCCCTTATAACATTGAAGATGACCTTCCGGCCCATCAAAGTATATGCTGGTTATCAGAGAAATCTTATTGATTCTTTTCTCTCGCATTCCCCTTAAATCTATTCTCCCTCAATGTGTTAACTGCAATCTGATTCACATACCATCCACCTTCACCGGATTAATTTGGCATCATTAATATTTTCAGCTGGAGCACCGAGGAAGTGACTGAGCGGCAgtgttcacagggagaacctaCAAACATCATGCAGACAGCACCGCAAGTCAGGATCGGAGCCAGGTCAGTGGAGCTGCAAGCATCTGCTATtgtgctgcaaagcaacaaatgtaCACAAGATCAGAAATTCTGCAGTGGAAGGACTCACCCGAACtccagaaatcttctctttctgttgttgCTCCATTTCCTGtaagtctgatttcttttctgtgagagagtctaaggaagatttcaCCTGAGCCTGGTATCAGAGAGTGAATGAATTAACAAATAAAGATACAGTGCCAATTCAGAGCAGCTGATTGTCATATCGGGAACTTAAAAAATAAAGTGGCAGTGAAGTATTCAGGTGATCAAAATCTGTTTGTTTTTACCTTATAGATTTCAACGGCTTCGTTAACCGGCATGAACTTGTGGTACTTGTGTTCCCGCGCGTCTCTACAGATCACACAGATTAATTTCTTGTCCgtctcacaaaacagcttcagttcttcctgatgttcctcgcagtgaagttgATTTTCCTCCTCTCTCGGATTCAGGTGCACTTTTCGAGCTTTCTCAGCCAGTCTTGCTAAGGCCCAATttgccctgagggtgcggtcgacaaactcc
It includes:
- the LOC140720307 gene encoding zinc-binding protein A33-like is translated as MASKGQVESLTEEAICSICLDFFTDPVSLECGHNFCRSCIRRCWKREERNSCPECREEFVDRTLRANWALARLAEKARKVHLNPREEENQLHCEEHQEELKLFCETDKKLICVICRDAREHKYHKFMPVNEAVEIYKAQVKSSLDSLTEKKSDLQEMEQQQKEKISGVREQSRSLQTHITSQYAELRRVLTEKEQCLLRDLREEEERILNPMEKNLRRVQENLNSIQKKLSKLQEQMDQKDSVVFLKEETYRKKRIIEEKELLSVADGALPVEKFDQPLLYTVWREMFHVTKLISVTLDVETAHPALEVSEDRKSVRWTRTRRNLPDTGKRFTNWFCVLGSEGFTSGRHYWEVEVAGNQRWILGVATESVERKGGITLNPETGFWTVRRVCNEFHVLTSPPYRLPAGPIPGRVGIYLSYESGTVSFYNVETKFHLHTFTVNKFTEKLYPFFWTWDGSQWLRICSSTPGP